A genomic region of Saccopteryx bilineata isolate mSacBil1 chromosome 1, mSacBil1_pri_phased_curated, whole genome shotgun sequence contains the following coding sequences:
- the ANKRD66 gene encoding ankyrin repeat domain-containing protein 66: MELAKMSDMTKLHQAVAIGNHHLVKKILKKGLCDPNYKDVDWNDRTPLHWAAIKGHMQVLQLLIQHGARPCLVTDVGWTPAHFAAESGHLNVLKTLHALHAAIDAPDFFGDTPKRIAQIYGQKACVAFLEKAEPECRNNRRTARQTGLPLDERDPDWDAKKREMELSLPSWNENTNKKKHNKKSQGPARLSNAKETTE, encoded by the exons ATGGAATTGGCCAAAATGTCAGACATGACAAAGCTCCATCAAGCTGTGGCCATAGGGAACCACCATTTagtgaaaaagattttaaagaaaggtCTCTGTGACCCAAACTACAAGGACGTGGACTGGAATGACCGGACCCCACTTCACTGGGCTGCAATCAAAG GGCATATGCAGGTGCTGCAGCTCCTTATACAGCACGGAGCCAGACCCTGCCTGGTAACCGATGTGGGCTGGACCCCAGCTCATTTTGCAGCTGAGTCAGGCCATCTGAACGTGCTCAAGACTCTCCACGCGCTGCACGCCGCCATCGACGCCCCCGACTTCTTTGGAGACACCCCGAAGAGAATCGCACAGATCTACGGGCAGAAAGCCTGTGTGGCGTTCCTGGAGAA GGCCGAGCCTGAGTGCCGGAACAACCGCCGCACCGCCAGGCAGACGGGGCTGCCGCTGGACGAGCGGGACCCAGACTGGGACGCCAAGAAAAGGGAGATGGagctgtctcttccttcctggaATGAAAACACGAATAAGAAAAAGCATAATAAGAAAAGTCAAGGCCCCGCCAGGCTTAGCAATGCCAAGGAGACGACAGAGTAA